The genomic region TGATTACTATGAGTAACCAAGTCTACAGCATCGATCAATATATATTTGGCAATGCTGATGCTGTGTTGTTTGATGCAAATGTTTGGCTTTACATTTATGGGCCGCATGGCGATCGATATCCTCAATACCGAAGAGCATATACTTCGGCATTTAGGCGGATTCGCAGTGCGAAAGGTCGAATATTGCTCGACGTGCTTGTGCTTTCTGAATTTATTAATGCCTACTCTCGATTTGTTTACAACAATTTGCCCGAAACTACAAAACAAGAAAATTTTAAGGCTTTCAGGAATAGTGCTGACTTCAAACCTGTTGCCGAACAAATTGCCAAATACTCTCGGAGAATACTAGAGAAGTCTGAGCGAACTGAGAGCGGTTTTGAGTCAGCGGATTTGATCCCAATAATGACGGGTTATGCTGCTGGACAGAAGGATTTTAATGACCAGATATTAGCTGAATTGTGCCGGACAAAAGGGCTGAAGTTGGTGACGCACGATGCTGATTTTCAAGGTGAAGATTTGACGATTATTACGGATAATCCACAGTTACTTAGATGATGGCTTTGAAAATGGGGTGGGAGTGCGATCGCATTTTTCTCTAGTCTAACTCTAACACAAAATTGGCAAGCGTCCAAGAGTGATTGAAGGACATTGAGTTTTAGCAATAATTTCGACAATTTTTTCACTATTTTGCAATAGTTCATCCCAGCCAGTTTCGTTAATTCGCTCTATATGTTCTAGGCGCAGGCGATGTTCGTCAAACACCCAATACTTAAGGCTGGGTAAAAGATACCGAATCAAAGCCATCCATTCTGCTAAATTG from Argonema galeatum A003/A1 harbors:
- a CDS encoding type II toxin-antitoxin system VapC family toxin, which codes for MSNQVYSIDQYIFGNADAVLFDANVWLYIYGPHGDRYPQYRRAYTSAFRRIRSAKGRILLDVLVLSEFINAYSRFVYNNLPETTKQENFKAFRNSADFKPVAEQIAKYSRRILEKSERTESGFESADLIPIMTGYAAGQKDFNDQILAELCRTKGLKLVTHDADFQGEDLTIITDNPQLLR